The following are encoded in a window of Oncorhynchus gorbuscha isolate QuinsamMale2020 ecotype Even-year unplaced genomic scaffold, OgorEven_v1.0 Un_scaffold_525, whole genome shotgun sequence genomic DNA:
- the LOC124018459 gene encoding fish-egg lectin-like, with amino-acid sequence MRTTAAVLLVLSLLTISHAWDCQEIVAIKNLMQIDAGLGQVVATDTSQTPYYLVGNEWIRLPGSLRHITVGPTGIWGVSNGNLMFKYVAGNWAQFATGVNQLDAGGDQFVVVANMDYVPGCLSRSASLGFMGADSSLRGIMLPGAVKYSSCGHFGCWAVNKNDDIYLMSLNQDCQNNGWSHIEGKLCHALLSMIEVATDGSVFGVNSAGQVYTRDGITASKPEGTGWSHVSMSMHMGHVTYDLGRLWVISNSGFTMVCTH; translated from the exons ATGAGAACCACTGCAGCCGTCCTATTGGTCCTCTCTCTTCTGACCATTAGTCATG CCTGGGACTGTCAGGAAATAGTGGCTATCAAGAATCTGATGCAGATCGATGCAGGACTGGGACAAGTGGTTGCTACGGACACAAGTCAAACCCCCTACTACCTGGTAGGTAATGAATGGATCCGCCTGCCTGGTTCCCTGAGGCATATCACTGTAGGACCTACAGGgatctggggtgtcagcaacggAAACCTCATGTTCAAGTATGTGGCCGGTAACTGGGCTCAATTTGCAA CCGGTGTAAATCAGCTGGATGCTGGGGGGGACCAGTTTGTTGTGGTGGCCAACATGGACTATGTTCCAGGGTGTCTTTCAAGAAGTGCCTCACTTGGCTTCATGGGTGCTGACTCATCCCTTCGAGGGATAATGTTGCCAGGAGCTGTGAAGTATTCTAGTTGCGGACATTTTGGGTGCTGGGCAGTCAACAAGAATGATGATATCTACTTAATGAGT TTGAATCAAGACTGCCAAAACAACGGGTGGAGTCACATTGAAGGCAAgctttgtcacgccttg CTTTCCATGATTGAGGTGGCAACTGATGGTAGTGTCTTTGGGGTCAACTCTGCAGGCCAAGTTTATACCAG AGACGGCATCACAGCCAGTAAACCAGAGGGCACCGGATGGAGCCATGTCTCAATGTCCATGCACATGGGCCACGTGACCTACGACCTGGGCCGTCTTTGGGTCATCTCCAATTCTGGCTTCACCATGGTGTGCACACATTAG